Sequence from the Piscinibacter sp. HJYY11 genome:
CCTTGTCCTCGGTGTAGCCGAGCACGCCCTTCAGCGCGCCTTCGGACTGGGCCTTGAACTCGGCGCAGATCTCCTTGTACGAGGCTTCCTTCACCAGCTCGACGGTCAGGTCGACCACCGACACGTCGGAGGTCGGCACGCGGAACGACATGCCGGTCAGCTTCTTGTTCAGCTCGGGGATCACCACGCCCACGGCCTTAGCCGCGCCCGTGCTCGACGGGATGATGTTCTCGAGGATGCCGCGGCCGCCGCGCCAGTCCTTGTTGGACGGGCCGTCCACGGTCTTCTGCGTGGCGGTGGCGGCGTGCACGGTGGTCATCAGGCCGCGCTTGATGCCCCACTTGTCGTTCAGCACCTTGGCGAGCGGCGCCAGGCAGTTCGTCGTGCAGGAGGCGTTGGAGATGATGGCCTCGCCCTTGTACGACTTGTCGTTCACGCCGTAGACGAACATCGGCGTGTCGTCCTTCGACGGGGCCGACATCACCACCTTCTTGGCACCGGCATCGATGTGCTTCTGCGCGGTTTCCTTGGTCAGGAAGAGACCGGTCGACTCGACGACGATGTCGGCACCGACCTCGTTCCACTTCAGGTTGGCGGGGTCGCGCTCCTGCGTCAGGCGGATCTTCTGGCCGTTGACGATCAGGGTGTTGCCGTCGACGGCGATGCTGCCGTCGAAGCGGCCGTGCACGCTGTCGTACTGGAGCATGTAGGCGAGGTAGTCGGGCTCCAGCAGGTCGTTGATGCCGACGATCTGGACGTCCTTGAAGTTCGCGACGGCGGCGCGCAGCACCATGCGCCCGATGCGGCCGAAGCCGTTGATACCGATCTTGATGGTCATGTCATTCGCTCCTATGTAGAAAACCGAAAACCTGTTGTCCGTTCAACGCTTGTTCTGCAGCACGGCGCGTACCGTGTCGGCCACGTTTTCCGACGTGAAGCCGAAGTGCTTGAAGAGCACGCCGGCCGGGGCCGATTCGCCGTAGGTGTCGATGCCGACGACGGCCGACACGCCGTACTTCCACCAGCCGTCGGTCACCCCCATCTCCACCGCGATGCGCGGCAGGCCGGCCGGCAGCACCGCGTTCTTGTACTCGACGCTCTGGCGGTCGAAGACGCTGGTGGACGGGGCCGACACCACGCGCACCGCGATGCCGCTCACCGCGAGTTGCAGCTGCGCATGCAGGGCGAGCTGCACTTCGGAGCCGGTGGCGATGATGACCGCCTGCGCCTTCTTCTTGAGGCCGACTTCGCTCGGCTCGGCCAGCACGTAGGCACCCTTGGCGATGCCGTCGAGGTCGGCCTTGGGCGAGTAGGTGAGGTTCTGGCGCGAGAGCAGCAGCGCGCTCGGGCGGCTCTTGCTTTCGATCGCCGAGGCCCACGCGACCAGGGTCTCGGTGGTGTCGGCGGGGCGCCAGACGTCGAGGCCGGGGATCAGGCGCAGCGCGGCGGCGTGTTCGATCGACTGGTGCGTCGGGCCGTCTTCGCCGAGGCCGATGCTGTCGTGCGTGAACACGTGCACCACGCGCTGCTTCATCAGCGCGGCCATGCGGATGGCGTTGCGGCTGTAGTCGCTGAAGGTGAGGAAGGTGCCGCCGTAGGGGATGTAGCCGCCGTGCAGCGCCACGCCGTTCATGATGGCGGCCATGCCGAACTCGCGCACGCCGTAGTTGATGTGGCGGCCGCCGTTGGGCTCGCCCTTGTCGTCGAAGCGCAGCGCCGGCGTGCTGCTGGTGTTGGTGAGGTTGGAGCCGGTCAGGTCGGCACTGCCCCCGAGCAGCTCGGGCAGGGCCTTGGTGAAGACCTCGAGCGCGAGCTGGCTGGCCTTGCGGCTGGCCACCGTCTCGGCCTTGGCGTGCGTGGCGGCCAAGGCCTCCTTGACCGTCTGTGCCCAGCCCTTGGGCAGCTGCCCGTCGAGGCGGCGCACCAGTTCCACTGCCAGCTCGGGGTAGGCCTTGGCGTAGGCCTCGTAGGCGTCGACCCACTGGGTCTCGGCCTTCAGGCCGTCCTGGCGGGCGTCCCACTGTTCATAGGCTTCTTCGGGCACGACGAAGGGCTCGTGCGTCCAGCCCATCGCTTCGCGGGTGAGCTTGATCTCTTCATGGCCCAGCGCTTCGCCGTGTGCCTTGGCGGTGCCGGCGCGGTTGGGCGAGCCCTTGCCGATGGTGGTCTGCGCGCAGATGAGGGTGGGCTTGTCGCTCTTCTTCGCTTGCGCGATGGCGCGGTCGACGGCGTCGACGTCATGGCCGTCGACCTTGGCGATCACGTTCCAGCCGTAGGCCTCGAAACGCTTGGGCGTGTTGTCGACGAACCAGGGCGCGACCTGGCCGTCGATCGAGATGCCGTTGTCGTCGTAGATGGCGATCAGCTTGTTGAGCTTCCACGCACCGGCGAGGCCCGCGGCTTCGTGGCTGATGCCTTCCATCAGGCAACCGTCGCCGAGGAACACGTAGGTGTGGTGGTCGACGATCGCGTGGCCGTCGCGGTTGAATTCCTTCGCGAGCAGCTTCTCGGCAAGCGCGAGGCCCACCGCATTGGTGAAGCCCTGGCCCAGCGGGCCGGTGGTGGTCTCAACGCCGGGGGTGATGCCGACTTCCGGGTGACCCGGGGTCTTGCTGTGCAGCTGGCGGAAGTTGCGCAGCTCGCTCATCGGCAGGTCGTAGCCCGAGAGGTGCAGCAGCGAGTAGATGAGCATGGAGCCGTGGCCGTTGCTCAAGACGAAGCGGTCGCGGTCGGCCCAGTGCGGGTTGGCCGGGTTGTGCTTGAGGTGCCGGCCCCACAGCGCCACGGCGATCTCGGCCATGCCCATCGGGGCGCCGGGGTGCCCGGAGTTCGCTTGCTGGACCGCGTCCATCGAGAGGGCACGGATGGCGTTCGCCATCAAGGAAGTGTTGGAGGCGATCGCGGTCATGGGCTCGCTGGGGGTGGTTTGGGGGGAAACCCGGCATTTTACGGGGCTCGATAATCTGCGCCGATGCACGGCTTGCACCTCACCGCCGATTTACGGGGATGCTCCTCGGAGACGCCCGCTTTCACCGACCCGCATGCGCTGCGTCGCCTGTGCCTCGCGGCCGTGCAGGACGCCGGCCTGCAGCCGGTCGGCGAGCTCTTCCACACCTTCCCCGGCGCGGGCGGTGTGACCGGCGTGGTGCTGCTCGCCGAGTCGCACCTCGCGGTGCACACCTGGCCTGAACTCGGCGCGGTGACGCTCGACGTGTATGTGTGCAACTTCGGCGCCGACAACTCCCACAAGGCGCGCCATCTGCTCGACACCCTCATCACCCGCTTTGCCCCACGGCAGGTGGAGCAGCATGCACTCGAGCGAGGAGCCTCCAGATGAAAGCCCTGATCCTGGCCGCAGGGCGCGGCGAACGCATGCGCCCACTGACCGACCACACGCCCAAGCCCCTGCTCGAGGTGCAGGGCAAGCCGCTGATCGTGTGGCACCTGGAGGCGCTGGCGCGCGACGGCATCCGCGACGTGGTGATCAACACCGCCTGGCTGGAGGAGCGCATCGTCGACACGCTGGGCGACGGCGCGCGGTACGGCGTCTCGATCCGCTATTCGCTGGAAGGCCGCGACCACGGCGGCGCACTGGAAACGGCCGGCGGCATCGCCAAGGCGCTGCCACTGCTGACGGACACGACGCTGGAATGCTTCTGGGTCGTCTCGGGCGACGTCTTCCTGCCCGGCTTCCGATTCGACACGGCCGCTGCCCAGCGCTTCGCGACAGGCGGTGCGCTCGCCCACCTGTGGCTCGTGCCCAACGCGCCGCACCATCCCGAGGGCGATTTCGGCATCGACGCCCAAGGCCGCGCCTCGCGCACCGTCACACCGAAACGCACCTGGGCCAGCGTCGGCCTCTTCCGCGCGGCGATCGTGAATGGTGTGAAGGTCGGCGACAAGCTGCCGCTGACCCCGCTGCTGCGTGCCGGTGCCGACGCCGGCCGCATCGAGGCCACCGCCTACGACGGCCCGTGGACCGACGTGGGCACGGTCGAGCGGCTGAACGCGCTCAACACCGACCCACCATAGATCAGCCCATGTGCGGGCAGCGGTTCACTTCGATGGAGACGTGCGCCAGCTCTTCGTGCACCGCCAGCCGCTCGCGGTAGACCGAGGGCGCGAGCGGCACATCGGCGACCACGCAGACGATCGCGGCAAACTTGTCGCGGCCCACGCGCCACACGTGCAGGTCGGCCACCTTGGCGTCACCGTCCGACTCGATGGCGTCGCGCACCTCCTGCGTGATCGGCAGGTGCATCTCGCGGTCGAGCAGCACGGCCGCCGACTGGCGCATCAGGCCCCAGGCCCACACGCCGATCACCACCGCTCCCACGATGCCCACCACCGGGTCGAGCCAGGTCCAGCCCAGCCACAGCGCCGCCGACAGGGCCACGATCGCAAACACCGAGGTCAGCGCATCGGCCAGCACGTGCGCATAGGCGGCGCGCAGGTTGAGGTCTTCGCCGGCGCGGGCGTGGCCATGGTCGTGGTGCGGGTGGCCATGATGGTGATGGCCATGGTGGTCGTGATGACCGTGCCCATGGTCGTGGTCGTGGCCGTGGCCGTGCCCGCCCTGGGCCCCGTGGAGCAGCCACGCCGACACGAGGTTCACGACGAGCCCGATCACCGCCACCACCAGCGCCGACTGCGCCTCCAGCGGCTCGGCCCGCCACAGCCGGACCACCGATTCGACGACGATGCCCACGCCCACGAGCCCGAGCACCAGCGCGCTCGCAAAGCTGCCCAGCACCTCGATCTTCCAGGTGCCGAAGGTGTAGCGCGTGTCCTGCGCATGGCGCCGTGCGAGCCAGTAGGCCCCTGCGGTGACGGCAAGCGCCAGCGCGTGCGTGCCCATGTGCCAGCCATCGGCGAGCAGCGCCATCGAGCCCGTCCACCAGCCGGCGGCGATCTCCACCACCATCGTGAGCAGCGTGATCGCCAGCACCCAGTGCGTGCGGCGTTCACCCAGGCGGTTGCCTGTGTCGAACACGTGGGCGTGTTGCCAGGGCTTGAGGTCGTGGGTGTGGGCCATGGAGAGAACTTCAGTCTGCGAGCGTCTTGGTGATGCGGTCGATGCGGGCCAGCACCTCGGGCGTCAGCTTCGGCACGAGGGCGAGCGCCCCCAGGTTGTCCTGCAGTTGCGAGAGTTTCGACGCGCCGAGGATCACCGTGCTGACATGAGGGTTGCGCATGACCCAGGCGATGGCGAGTTGCGCGAGCGTGCCGCCGAGCTCCTGTGCGATCGGCTCCAGCTGCGCCACGGCGGCGTTGCGCGCCGGGTCGGTGAGGTTCTTCACCAGCCAGCCCATGTCGGGCAACGCGCCGCGGCTGCCCGCCGGCACTCCGCTGCGGTACTTGCCGGTGAGCAGCCCACTGGCGAGCGGGCTCCAGGTGGTGAGGCCCAGGCCGATGTCGTCGTACAGCCGCTTGTACTCGCGCTCCACCCGCGAACGCGCGAAGAGGTGGTACTGCGGCTGCTCCATCAGTGGGCGGTGCAGCCGCTCGCGCTCGGCGAAGTCGTAGGCCGCGCGGATCTGCTTGGCCGACCACTCGCTCGTGCCCCAGTACAAGGCCTTGCCCTGCGTCACCATGTCGCTCATGGCCTGCACCGTCTCCTCGATCGGCGTCTCGGGGTCGGGGCGGTGGCAGTAGACGAGGTCGATGTGCTCCAGCTGCAGGCGCCGGAGCGAGCCGTCGATGGCCTGCATCAGGTACTTGCGGTTGAGCGTGTTGAGCTGGTTGGCCTTGACGCCGCCATGGTCGATCCCCCAGAAGAACTTGGTCGAGACCACGTAGCTCAAGCGCGGGCGCTTGAGCGCCTTCAGCGCCTCGCCCATCACCACCTCGCTCTGGCCTTCGGCATAGGCTTCGGCGTTGTCGAAGAAATTGATGCCGGCGTCCATCGCGGCGGCCATCAGCTCGGTGGCCGCACGACTGTCCACCTGCTGGTGGTAGGTCACCCAGGAGCCGAGCGACAGTTCGCTCAGCTTCAGGCCGCTGCGGCCCAGACGCCGGTATTGCATGTGTTCTCCATTCCTTGGTCTGAGGCATCTTAGCCACGCAGGTGTGGCCGCTCGGCCGACCGAATCAACCGTGTGTCGGGCTCCCTTGACCGCGCCGGCCGCAGGCCTTTCGCTAGCCCGGGGTTCGCGCTACCTTTCAGGCTGTGACAGCCGTTCTCGCCCTGCCCTTCCTGCTGGCCATCGCAGTGGCCGGCCACATCCTGCTCAGCCGGGGCGCCAAGGCGCTGGCCTCGGCGGCCTACCCGTTGGCCAGCGGCGAGCCCGAATTCGCCGGCTACGAGCGGCGTGTCTACGGCACCGCCGACCGCGCCATGCTCGAAGTCGTGGCCCTGGTGCTGGCCTCCGGCATCGTGATGTGGATCGGCATGACCTGGAAGCTCAGCTGGGTCGGCGTGCTGGGGTTCCTGATGCTGCTGGGCGCGGTGGCGCTCGACATGGCGCGCTGGGAGCGCGTGACCGTCAGCGCGAGCTACGTCTGGTTCCAGCGCGGCTTTGGCCACAAGGTGCACCAGGTGGCGATCGAGAACATCCGCGACGTCTCGGTGGTCGAGGCCGACGCCCCCGGCTACACGCTGCGCCACTTCAACCGCAACCGCACCTGCCGGCTCAACATGCGCATGAACGACAAGCGCGTGGTGGCCCTGCCCAAGACCGATGCACACAGCGAGGTGGAGGCGGTGGAATCGCTGGCCAACCACATCCGGAGCCGCCAGCAGCTGGGCGGCGACCGCGAAGCCGTCAAGCGCTCGGCCGACGAGGGCAGCGCTGCTGCGGCCCGCGCGGCCCAGGAGCCCGCCTCGATGGACCGCGAGCTGATGCGCGAGCTGCGCCGCCTGCGCAAGCAGGCGCAATCCCCCGACCTGCCCCCGGCCGTGAAGCGCGTGGAAGGCTCCGGCAAAGCCTGACCCGATGAGCGCCGTGCACCGTGAACGCCGCGCCGAGCTGGCCCGGCGCCTGCGTGCCGCCGGCGGCGGCCTCGCCATCGTCTCGACCGCCCCCGAGGCGATGCGCAGCCGCGATTCCGAATACCCGTTCCGGCCCGACAGCCACTTCCACCACCTCACCGGCTTCGACGAGCCCGAGGCCACGCTGGTGCTGCGCGCCGATGGCCACTGCGAGCTCTTCTGCCGCGACAAGCACCCCGAGCAGGAGGTCTGGACCGGCGTGCGCCTGGGGCCCGAGGCGGCCCGCGACGCGCTGGGCGTCGACGCGGCCTCTTCCATCGCGCAGCTCGACCAGCGCCTGCCCGAGCTGCTGAACCAGCAGCCCGCCGTCTGGACGGTCTTCGGCACCCGCGGCACGCTCGACGAGCAGCTCGACGGCTGGCTGGCCGCCGTGCGCGAGCAGTCCCACTTCGGCCACGCGCCGCCGGTCTCGCACCGCGACCTGGCCGCGATGCTCGACGAGATGCGTCTCTTCAAGGCCGCTGACGAGCTGGCCCTGATGCGGCGCGCCGCCGCCATCTCCGCCGCGGCCCATGTGCGCGCGATGCGCTTCTGCGCCGCACGCTTCCGCGCCGAGCCGGCGGGCGAGCTCGCCGAATACGAAATCGAGGCCGAGCTGCTGCATGAGTTCCGCCGCCAGGGCGCGGCCGGCCCGGCCTACCCGTCGATCGTCGCGGCGGGGGCCAACGCCTGCGTGCTGCATCACAGCGCCGGCCCGACGCGCCTGCGGGCCGGCGAGCTGTGCCTGATCGACGCCGGCTGCGAGTTCGACGGCTACGCGAGCGACATCACGCGCACCTTCCCCGCCAGCGGCCGCTACAGCGCGCCGCAACGCGAGCTGTACGACATCGTGGTCGCGGCGCAGGACGCGGCCGTCGCCGTCACGCGGCCCGGCGAGCGCCACCGCGAGGCGCACCACGCCGCGGTGCGGGTGCTGGCGCAAGGCATGCTCGACACCGGCCTCCTGAGCCACGACCGCCACGGCACGCTCGACGACATCATCGAGCGCGCAAGCTACCGCCAGTTCTACATGCACGGCACCGGCCACTGGCTGGGCCGCGACGTGCACGACACCGGCGACTACCTCTCGCGCGACGAAGCGCCGTTCGAGCAGCCCGACTACCTGGGCGGCCGTGTCGTCAAGCACCCTTCGCGCAAGCTCGAGCCCGGCATGGTGGTGACGCTGGAGCCGGGCCTCTACGTGCGCCCGGCCGAAGGCGTGCCCGAGCGCTACTGGCACATCGGCATCCGCATCGAGGACGACGCGGTGGTCACCCCCACAGGCTGCGAGCTCATCAGCCGCGGCGTGCCGGTGCGGGCCGACGAGATCGAAGCGCTGATGCGCGGCTAGCCGAGGGCGCGGCCCACGCGGGTGCCGTGGAAGAAGGCTTCCTCGAACACCGAGTAGCCCGACAGGTCGCTGTGCGCGAAGTGCACCCGTGTGCCGGGGCGTGCAGGTGACTGCAGGGCGTGCAGCGCCGCATGGCCACGCAGTCCGGGCAGCGGGATGCTCATCGCGTGGCCGTAGCGCATGAGGTCGACGCGTTTCACCTTGGCAGGCAGGTCGGGGTGCGCCTTCGCCATGTCGGCCAGCACCACGCGCGACCAGGTCGCCCAGTCGTCGTTCAGCAGGCGTGTGCGGTGGGCACGCAGTTGCTCGGCGTTGTCGCCCCCCAGCGCCCAGTAGCTGGTGAGCACCGTCGGGCCGGGGTGCGGGCGGGTGCTCTGGTGCATGGCGTTCACATAGCCAAGCGCGGGGCTGCCGTGGAGCACGTTGTCCCATGCGGGGGGCGCGCCGCCGGCATCGTCGAGCGGCTCGTCGATGTGCAGGTTGGCGACCAGCCACGGCGCATGGCGCATCGGCGTGACGGCGGCCTGCAGCGCCGCGGGCGGCGCGCGCAGCAGGCGGGCCGAGATGAAAAGCGGCGTGGCGAGCACCACCTGCTTCGCCGTCCAGCGCTCGAGGCGCTCGGCCGCCGCGTGCCACAGGTCCACACTCACCTCGTGCCGCCCTTCTTCCACCCCCAAGGCAACGAGCCCGGTGTGCAGGCGTTCGCGGTGCGGCTCGGCCAGTCGCTCGGTGAGCCAGCCGTTGCCCTGCGGCCAGGTGAGCACGCCTTCGCGCGTGTCGCCGTCAGCGTCGTCACCCGGCGCGTGAAAGCCATGCCGACTGGCGAAATAGTGCAGGCCGGCCCAGGCCGAGACGTGGCCGAGGCCGGCGCCATAGTCGTCGCGGCAGCAGTAGTCGAGGTAGGTGCGCAGCGCCGGCGCGTCGAAGCGATGGGTGTCGAGCCACTGTGCGAAGGTGACGGCGTCGAGCGCCTGATGCGAGGGCGTCCACGGCGCGCGCGAGGTCGGCAGGCTGAAGCCGAGCCGTGCCACACGCGCCACCTCCTCACCGAAGCGGCGGTACTGCGCGAGCGTGGCCTCGGGCTGGTCGATCACCGGCAGCAGGCCTTCCTGCCACTGGCCGCCGATGAAGAGCCGCTCCTGCGGGCTGTGGCAGAGATGCCGCTCGTCGTAGACGCGCCGGCCGTGTTCGATGCGGCTCAGGCCCAAGGACGCCAGCAGCTCGACCAGGTCGACATCGGCCTCGGCGGGCACCGGCAGGTAGTGCGCACCGAGCGGGCAGGCCATGCCGGCGATGCGGTGGCCGCGGCTGTTGCCGCCGGCGGCGTCTTCGAGGTCGACGAGATGCACGTCGTCGATGTTTCGGCGTGCCAGCGCGCGAGCGCAGGCCAGGCCGGCCACGCCGGCGCCGACGATGAGCACGTTGACGCGGCGTGTCGCCGCAGGCGTGGGGAGGCTGCCGCTCTTGAGGTCGCGCAGGCGGTGGCCCCGCGCATGATCCGCGCCGACCCACCCGCCGTCGTACGGCGACTCGGGCGTGCGCTTGCAGGCCGCCACCAGCGGCAGGCTCGCCGCTGCAAAGAGCAGCGAGCGCCGGCGCGAGCTCATGGATGCACCCGGCCCCATTCCTGCTCGAAGGTCTGCACCAGCACCTGGTTCGACAGCCGGTTCGGCTCGGCCGGCACGCGCGCCATGTCGGGCGGGAACTGCAGCAGGCCGGGCAGGCCTTCGACGGTGAGGAAACGCAGGCCGCTCGGCAGCGCGGTCGGGAGGCGGAACGGCCGGCGACTGGCCAGGATGAAGCCCCACTCGCCGAAGCTCGGCACGTGCGCGTGGTACGGCGTGGTGGTGAGGCCGGCGGCCTCGAGCGTGGTGGCGACCGTCCAGTAGCTCTTGCGCGCGATCAGCGGCGAGGTGGTCTGCACCACCGCATAACCCGAGGCGGCGAGGTGCGCGTCGAGCAGCGTGTAGAAGCTCGTCGTGTAGAGCTTGCCGAGCGAGAAGTTGGTGGGGTCGGGGAAGTCGACCACGATCACGTCGAAGGTGCCGGCGCTCTTTTCTTTCTCCTGTTCCAGCCAGGCGAAGGCATCGGCGTTGACGACCGTGAGCTTGGGCGAACGCAGCGCATCGCCGTTGAGCTCGCGCAGCATCGGCTGCTCGGCGAAGAGCGTCGTCATGTGCGGGTCGAGCTCGACCAGCGTCACCGCCTCCACGCTCGGGTGCTTGAGCACCTCGCGCACCGCCATGCCGTCGCCACCGCCGAGCACCAGCACGCGCTTGGGCGCGCCGTGCGCTGCCATCGCCGGGTGCACCAGGGCCTCGTGGTAGCGGTATTCGTCGCGCGAGTGGAACTGCAGGTTGCCGTTCAGGTAGAGCCGCACACCGGCCCGCCCCGAGGTGACCACCACCCGCTGGTAGCGGCTGGTCTCGCTGTACACGATGCGGTCGGCGTAGAAGCGGTCTTCGGCCCAGGTGCTGATCTCATCGGCATAGGCCATCGCGCCGAGCAACGCCGCAATGACGCCCACGCAGGCGACGACATGCGACCACAGCTCGCGCAGCTCGCCGCGAAAGAGCCACAGTGCCCACACCGCCACGGCCGCGTTGAGCAGGCCGAAGAAGGCGCCGGTGCGCACGAGCCCGAGGTGCGGCACCAGCAGCAGCGGAAAGGCGACCGCGACCGCGAGCGCGCCGAGGTAGTCGAAGGTCAGCACCTGGGAGACCAGGTCCTTCAGCGCATAGCGTTCGCTGAAGTGGCGCTTCAAGATGCGCATCACCAGCGGGATCTCCAGGCCCACCAGCGTGC
This genomic interval carries:
- the gap gene encoding type I glyceraldehyde-3-phosphate dehydrogenase, which translates into the protein MTIKIGINGFGRIGRMVLRAAVANFKDVQIVGINDLLEPDYLAYMLQYDSVHGRFDGSIAVDGNTLIVNGQKIRLTQERDPANLKWNEVGADIVVESTGLFLTKETAQKHIDAGAKKVVMSAPSKDDTPMFVYGVNDKSYKGEAIISNASCTTNCLAPLAKVLNDKWGIKRGLMTTVHAATATQKTVDGPSNKDWRGGRGILENIIPSSTGAAKAVGVVIPELNKKLTGMSFRVPTSDVSVVDLTVELVKEASYKEICAEFKAQSEGALKGVLGYTEDKVVATDFRGDPRTSIFDAEAGIALDGTFVKLVSWYDNEWGYSNKVLEMVRVIAK
- the tkt gene encoding transketolase, whose translation is MTAIASNTSLMANAIRALSMDAVQQANSGHPGAPMGMAEIAVALWGRHLKHNPANPHWADRDRFVLSNGHGSMLIYSLLHLSGYDLPMSELRNFRQLHSKTPGHPEVGITPGVETTTGPLGQGFTNAVGLALAEKLLAKEFNRDGHAIVDHHTYVFLGDGCLMEGISHEAAGLAGAWKLNKLIAIYDDNGISIDGQVAPWFVDNTPKRFEAYGWNVIAKVDGHDVDAVDRAIAQAKKSDKPTLICAQTTIGKGSPNRAGTAKAHGEALGHEEIKLTREAMGWTHEPFVVPEEAYEQWDARQDGLKAETQWVDAYEAYAKAYPELAVELVRRLDGQLPKGWAQTVKEALAATHAKAETVASRKASQLALEVFTKALPELLGGSADLTGSNLTNTSSTPALRFDDKGEPNGGRHINYGVREFGMAAIMNGVALHGGYIPYGGTFLTFSDYSRNAIRMAALMKQRVVHVFTHDSIGLGEDGPTHQSIEHAAALRLIPGLDVWRPADTTETLVAWASAIESKSRPSALLLSRQNLTYSPKADLDGIAKGAYVLAEPSEVGLKKKAQAVIIATGSEVQLALHAQLQLAVSGIAVRVVSAPSTSVFDRQSVEYKNAVLPAGLPRIAVEMGVTDGWWKYGVSAVVGIDTYGESAPAGVLFKHFGFTSENVADTVRAVLQNKR
- the speD gene encoding adenosylmethionine decarboxylase → MHGLHLTADLRGCSSETPAFTDPHALRRLCLAAVQDAGLQPVGELFHTFPGAGGVTGVVLLAESHLAVHTWPELGAVTLDVYVCNFGADNSHKARHLLDTLITRFAPRQVEQHALERGASR
- the murU gene encoding N-acetylmuramate alpha-1-phosphate uridylyltransferase MurU; this translates as MKALILAAGRGERMRPLTDHTPKPLLEVQGKPLIVWHLEALARDGIRDVVINTAWLEERIVDTLGDGARYGVSIRYSLEGRDHGGALETAGGIAKALPLLTDTTLECFWVVSGDVFLPGFRFDTAAAQRFATGGALAHLWLVPNAPHHPEGDFGIDAQGRASRTVTPKRTWASVGLFRAAIVNGVKVGDKLPLTPLLRAGADAGRIEATAYDGPWTDVGTVERLNALNTDPP
- the dmeF gene encoding CDF family Co(II)/Ni(II) efflux transporter DmeF, whose protein sequence is MAHTHDLKPWQHAHVFDTGNRLGERRTHWVLAITLLTMVVEIAAGWWTGSMALLADGWHMGTHALALAVTAGAYWLARRHAQDTRYTFGTWKIEVLGSFASALVLGLVGVGIVVESVVRLWRAEPLEAQSALVVAVIGLVVNLVSAWLLHGAQGGHGHGHDHDHGHGHHDHHGHHHHGHPHHDHGHARAGEDLNLRAAYAHVLADALTSVFAIVALSAALWLGWTWLDPVVGIVGAVVIGVWAWGLMRQSAAVLLDREMHLPITQEVRDAIESDGDAKVADLHVWRVGRDKFAAIVCVVADVPLAPSVYRERLAVHEELAHVSIEVNRCPHMG
- a CDS encoding aldo/keto reductase, translated to MQYRRLGRSGLKLSELSLGSWVTYHQQVDSRAATELMAAAMDAGINFFDNAEAYAEGQSEVVMGEALKALKRPRLSYVVSTKFFWGIDHGGVKANQLNTLNRKYLMQAIDGSLRRLQLEHIDLVYCHRPDPETPIEETVQAMSDMVTQGKALYWGTSEWSAKQIRAAYDFAERERLHRPLMEQPQYHLFARSRVEREYKRLYDDIGLGLTTWSPLASGLLTGKYRSGVPAGSRGALPDMGWLVKNLTDPARNAAVAQLEPIAQELGGTLAQLAIAWVMRNPHVSTVILGASKLSQLQDNLGALALVPKLTPEVLARIDRITKTLAD
- a CDS encoding aminopeptidase P N-terminal domain-containing protein, which codes for MSAVHRERRAELARRLRAAGGGLAIVSTAPEAMRSRDSEYPFRPDSHFHHLTGFDEPEATLVLRADGHCELFCRDKHPEQEVWTGVRLGPEAARDALGVDAASSIAQLDQRLPELLNQQPAVWTVFGTRGTLDEQLDGWLAAVREQSHFGHAPPVSHRDLAAMLDEMRLFKAADELALMRRAAAISAAAHVRAMRFCAARFRAEPAGELAEYEIEAELLHEFRRQGAAGPAYPSIVAAGANACVLHHSAGPTRLRAGELCLIDAGCEFDGYASDITRTFPASGRYSAPQRELYDIVVAAQDAAVAVTRPGERHREAHHAAVRVLAQGMLDTGLLSHDRHGTLDDIIERASYRQFYMHGTGHWLGRDVHDTGDYLSRDEAPFEQPDYLGGRVVKHPSRKLEPGMVVTLEPGLYVRPAEGVPERYWHIGIRIEDDAVVTPTGCELISRGVPVRADEIEALMRG
- a CDS encoding NAD(P)/FAD-dependent oxidoreductase; amino-acid sequence: MSSRRRSLLFAAASLPLVAACKRTPESPYDGGWVGADHARGHRLRDLKSGSLPTPAATRRVNVLIVGAGVAGLACARALARRNIDDVHLVDLEDAAGGNSRGHRIAGMACPLGAHYLPVPAEADVDLVELLASLGLSRIEHGRRVYDERHLCHSPQERLFIGGQWQEGLLPVIDQPEATLAQYRRFGEEVARVARLGFSLPTSRAPWTPSHQALDAVTFAQWLDTHRFDAPALRTYLDYCCRDDYGAGLGHVSAWAGLHYFASRHGFHAPGDDADGDTREGVLTWPQGNGWLTERLAEPHRERLHTGLVALGVEEGRHEVSVDLWHAAAERLERWTAKQVVLATPLFISARLLRAPPAALQAAVTPMRHAPWLVANLHIDEPLDDAGGAPPAWDNVLHGSPALGYVNAMHQSTRPHPGPTVLTSYWALGGDNAEQLRAHRTRLLNDDWATWSRVVLADMAKAHPDLPAKVKRVDLMRYGHAMSIPLPGLRGHAALHALQSPARPGTRVHFAHSDLSGYSVFEEAFFHGTRVGRALG
- a CDS encoding polyamine aminopropyltransferase produces the protein MNTTEPAARIRPAEVALLASVFVVAACGLVYELAAGALASYLLGDSVLQFSTIIGAYLFAMGIGSWLSRYFERQLVAHFLRIELLVGLIGGLMPAALFALQTLPTAGFRFVLYSLVLLVGTLVGLEIPLVMRILKRHFSERYALKDLVSQVLTFDYLGALAVAVAFPLLLVPHLGLVRTGAFFGLLNAAVAVWALWLFRGELRELWSHVVACVGVIAALLGAMAYADEISTWAEDRFYADRIVYSETSRYQRVVVTSGRAGVRLYLNGNLQFHSRDEYRYHEALVHPAMAAHGAPKRVLVLGGGDGMAVREVLKHPSVEAVTLVELDPHMTTLFAEQPMLRELNGDALRSPKLTVVNADAFAWLEQEKEKSAGTFDVIVVDFPDPTNFSLGKLYTTSFYTLLDAHLAASGYAVVQTTSPLIARKSYWTVATTLEAAGLTTTPYHAHVPSFGEWGFILASRRPFRLPTALPSGLRFLTVEGLPGLLQFPPDMARVPAEPNRLSNQVLVQTFEQEWGRVHP